The Lytechinus pictus isolate F3 Inbred chromosome 17, Lp3.0, whole genome shotgun sequence genome contains a region encoding:
- the LOC135157228 gene encoding paraneoplastic antigen Ma3-like — translation MPNTRRKRQEDVPVEVTDTSSEVEALRNEIRQIKAERILKTVIPLPRQNSFDGTSSLLAFKNQFETLAFSSGWNSEEKRIRLASALQGEAAEYIFELPSFNELTYDELMTSLLRRFGDRRRAASYLAKLESRKLERTESIAEYVADIRTLTNKGYPRADAVTRESIAIRHFVKGLNDQHLTITVGMKEPASLEEAMDIVEMYRSLKEEEMSSTGSRIRQVTASSPVTEERLNAFGEKLTSELSQKVSELANVLSNICTDIQGRQYGAHTRGRGRSRGRGHGRNVNYGRNKDHITCYNCGVQGHFARECSQPEQPFKVSGQQQSQSSMSGN, via the coding sequence ATGCCGAACACAAGAAGAAAGCGACAAGAGGATGTGCCTGTGGAGGTCACTGATACTTCATCAGAAGTAGAAGCCTTAAGAAATGAGATACGGCAAATCAAAGCAGAGAGGATTCTGAAAACTGTGATACCACTTCCTCGGCAAAACTCATTTGATGGAACATCATCACTACTTGCGttcaaaaatcaatttgagaCTCTCGCATTTTCAAGTGGATGGAACTCAGAAGAAAAACGAATAAGGCTTGCGTCAGCTCTACAAGGGGAGGCAGCCGAATATATATTCGAATTGCCAAGCTTTAATGAACTGACTTATGACGAGCTCATGACTAGTCTGCTGCGACGCTTCGGAGACCGTCGTCGTGCTGCGTCATACCTGGCGAAATTGGAGTCAAGAAAATTGGAAAGGACTGAATCCATTGCCGAATATGTAGCCGACATACGCACATTGACAAATAAAGGCTACCCAAGAGCAGACGCTGTGACAAGAGAGTCGATCGCCATTCGGCATTTTGTGAAAGGGTTGAATGATCAACATTTAACAATAACTGTGGGGATGAAAGAGCCTGCATCACTAGAAGAAGCCATGGACATTGTTGAAATGTATAGGAGTTTGAAGGAGGAAGAAATGAGCAGTACAGGATCAAGAATTCGACAAGTAACTGCATCAAGCCCGGTGACGGAGGAGCGTCTCAATGCATTCGGGGAAAAGCTGACGTCAGAATTGTCACAGAAAGTAAGTGAACTTGCTAACGTATTATCAAACATCTGTACAGACATTCAAGGACGCCAGTATGGTGCTCATACTCGTGGTCGTGGAAGAAGTCGCGGACGTGGGCATGGGAGAAATGTGAACTACGGTCGAAATAAAGATCACATTACATGCTACAACTGTGGTGTTCAAGGACATTTCGCGCGGGAATGTAGCCAACCTGAACAACCATTCAAGGTGAGTGGACAACAACAAAGCCAATCTTCGATGTCGGGAAACTAG